In Periplaneta americana isolate PAMFEO1 chromosome 8, P.americana_PAMFEO1_priV1, whole genome shotgun sequence, the sequence GAGCTTCAACGTCTCTCCAATTTCCAGTCCAGTTGAACAAATGtgtaactataataattaacaattaagaAAGAGCTGTTAGTAAAATGTAACGTTTGAGATTCAAAAAAAAGTTGGATATAGTTTTCTTATTGATCACTGGATAAACCTGCAATTGAATCTATgctcaaattattattaataaataaactttgGGGAAGAGGGGGCCATGGCTTacagatgtcgctagtgccaAGAAGTAATATCACTCAGTTCATTAGAAAGTacccagagtgcaccacaggcagtGGATCCTGAAATACCAGGAAAAAACTCCTATGTTGCCTGGACCACAGGTTTCCCTAACACAAGTTCTAAATTCAGAGTGGATCGACCAGACTCCCTGATTTAAACACAGCAATgagctaaataaatacatttaaagcaATAATAAAAACGCCTTAAAATCTAAAagttgagtaataataataacacattaatTCGCATAATGATTgaagatcaatcaatcaatcttcttaatgtatccagctgtttgctgacaacataaagtccactatagtccactatagtctattcagttgttgtttttcacgagaaatgagaggtattttaatcggtgttcattatagatgcctgttgctagtagccagagttggggtgtagtcaatatatactgcagggctgtgtcttctgcaaccggtattgatgagtttaatgtacttcttttgtggtttatggatggacagtataatgatatctctatccaatgcttttgcttcagtaaagtctcattttacaaacctatggatcaataattggctctcttctgacaaaggaaaaattttatagtctgtacaaaagaaaccaaatgacctggaaatgtacaaaaacttgcccagacatgttcaaacatttttaacaagagccagaacagatcacattgtcactcaattgtacctacaccgatttcataaTGATTGAAGATAAGGTCCAAAAATATAAACagacttaaaataataatcaggggcggcccgtccttatgtgctacagtacaatgataatttttgctcaaataaagtgtttgcaataccatagtatttgatctgccatttgacaatttcccgtggttatgttcacgacgtgttatagagtgtttagtcttcgctcttcggtgcctcagggggttcgttgtgttactcaaaacttacatgagaatgtagacagttaatgcgcatgtgcgaagctgaaataactgctctgattggctatttttacacggggaagtgctgtagtcagcttcagcacaacacagcttggagattgcaaaagtaaagcgtaaggaaagactgcttgtttgtggaggaactcagaactatgtacaatgtatttggtaattcaaatgttcgactgctgctgccatctaccagtttttttaggttcctcctgaatcaatcagcaagcgacggaaaattgaatcccagaaaattgatgccaaggaggtatgtaaccgtataattctggaaactactcatcgtttccaatctttaagctacctagacgcaacaaaattgttaaacagcgaattttttgacaattttttgaataattttcctgaacgcgaacttgaagttgctgtcagcagatatactgtactgaacaaaagaatgttaaagacacaacttggagttctatacggaagatgtgacttccgaaatatagatggctgttcaattattacaaaacatagtctccaacaactcacgggatccattctgtgaagtaacgaagttgttaaatattttggttacaacaccaatgaccactgctgagccagaaagatgtttttcttgcttgaaacgcataaaaatgtttttaaggaacactatgtcccaggatttcctcactgctcttgcaatactgtcaatagaaaagagtataatgtccaggatggagggatttaacgtttaactccagggtaattgacaagttctgcagtaggaaggaactccatatttcgtcactaggcgagtctcaaattaagataaatgcatataagtgtatacagtaggccgatatagagattgtagcacactcattattttaacCACCAGCCACTACTGATAATAATTCTGTATTCATGTAATGatttcaaatattattagaaTGTACTTACATACAAATTATACCATATGTCCATGAGGCTGCAGTGTGCGAGTTTTGAAGCTGCCACTGGAGGGATCTGAAGGGGCTCCTCCCTCCAAACTTGTGACTCGTAAGGCATTACTGACCCTCTCAACACTTCTGCTACAGCTCTCTTGATTTTCGTTGGGCCTGACTTGTAGTGGTATTTAATTACCTGTTTTGATAAAAAGAAATCATTCACGCTTACCAAGCTTTCTAAATTCTAGAAGtttgcttctttgtttgtttatctatctgtctgtaacAGCAGGATCTTGACTTTCACATTACTTGCCTTCTTGCTTTCTGATACAAACTATGCCATAAATGAGTCCATACATGATTAACTAATGTTACAAATTTCAATGTTAAAACAGTTTCTTAAAAACTTGAAAATTGTTTGAAGCATTATACTCAGGTCCTAATATTTATCATGAAGAAACAACTTCTCAGACTATCATAATGTGACAAATTACAttagaattcctcgtatctggcaactgtgggacaaaaccagtgccagataactgattttgctggataactggaaaatacgtttataggttatgtaaagatacAATGTACTGCACAagtatttttttccatgttgaaatttagtaatttctaTAGGGCCTAtagacatttaaaaataaagtttcgaaatatgtacaatatttatttttagtactgaatactagagttgggtcgattcgtgaacgaatcgttcattcgaatgactaataataaagaatcgtaagaatcgattcgtggtatcaacgaatcgtcgttcaaaagaatcgtaacgaatcgtcgttcaaaagaatagtaacgaattgacgtggtatcgtaacccacgattctatttacttgtttgatgtaacctgtcaacggacatttccgaaccgtgccgaatactcccgagcgagagtgaaatcaaaatactgcatttgttaagtatggaaaataatgaacacaaacctgaaatgtgcatagttaaatacagatgtaatgcaaaaaatgtacttcgtaataaggttcagttgataaattataatttagaaacattatcttgggtaattgtGCAGACTAATGGAGGTcgtgctgaatggttccagccaatgagaaagagacaatccaatgtctcgcctcttatgccatctatgcgagagatgtacaACGGTTTTGTTCTACGCgcggtttgcaaaggaaagtgtcctgtaagtTGTTCGTTGACGAATtgttggaatcgcagagtaggaagaatcgtgaactcattgacgattcaaaagaatagttggaattgcagactgagaagaatcatgaacgaatcgttagaatcgattcgtaatgtatgattgaatcattggaatcgacttctgaaaaagaatcgtgttgcccaactctactgaatacggtaatgtacattaattagtttataattacagtaatacatatagcgtaaaaaatactaaaagttttcgtaccattatgacaattttaaatggcagCCATGTGacatgaagagcagtgtagcAAACGTCACAACTATGAAGATGATgaagtagcgctcgatgatttgaaTATCTCtaacatatctctaatgtctgtttgtttatatatatactaTCTATTACTCGATTGAAACTTTTACGTGCTGTAGAAACAGAGAATTTCATGCTTTCATACTCATCAAACACCCCCTCGAAACGGGTGAGTTCaaatggtaaatttaaagatatcgtctctgtgcattgtttgcaaggcccaagtgacaCATTACAGATGCTACCTGATCTATTCCAGTGACATAATGGGGTTTcctgtctatgttttcacgtgtgaacaatgtaaagaatgAACACAATATGTGGCATGTGggatccacgaaaaccactcacatcttcatccgactcttccctttcgcatgaataacttttttttttggcctagccaaaagtgcagttattttggtattgctggttatttggaTGCCGGATATGAGGAATTTTACTGTATAATACATGTACACTTGGGATAGAGTTGGAGACTTGAGAAACTTAATGTGCAAGAGACAATGATGTCATCAtgatttttacacaaattaatttgCCAGATCTAAGTGGCACAAGAACAAACACTGAGACGTGCGGCCCTTCGTTTTTAATACACTGTTACCAAAGAAATCCTAAGATCCTGGATTAAAAGAAATTTCATTTTGGACAGGCTCAAATTTCTAAAAACTAAcccaaatttattttttcctggAGAATTAGGGTTTAAAGAAATGAAAGCCAGGacacttatttgcttattttcgATGTTCTTATACCAAAGAAAATTATCAATTAAATCTATGATATtatagtcacgacgctgttattcccggtgtgactcctcctctttacttacgtcttaggaagtgaaggcccTATAAAGTCttggtaggtagtatcattcgccatttttgttctttcattgccgagctaccatacgaggaatctatttgccacaccgttaaacattatcatgtcgtaactcctatgatgataaataaaacgcactgtaattcagcaaataattgagtggcaaataacatcttcatgtgctttctgcgaacgccaacgaaagagccaaaatggcgggcgattatattacgtatttatcgagctttaagaaatgaataacatcttcctcagtgaatcacaagacgcacacgtttaaatgtagccgacctgcaacgtgattggctgccggaaattagtgAGACAGGACTATAGTATGTAAATTTCGCCTTGTCAGTTTCACAAAAatcctataggcctataatgactGTTATAAGGTGTATTGTGCCATATTCTTGGCGTGATCATATTCAACAGCTAATTGTCAGCTACTAATTAGTCTTTTGACGTAGAGTGACCCAAAACATTATCTGAACTTGAAGCTTATGTGACTTCAAAATACTTTGACTTTCCTTAAAAGTACGATATTGAAGTGCTTCCTTACCAAAATGTATCCTAAATGTTTCATGGACATATGGGATATTGGTAGGTTGTTGTGTGGCTTAAAAATGACACTATTATTCACTTACTGTTATATTAGGTAATGAGAAAAATTTGCTGTTAGTTTAAATACGGGTATTAAATTCTATGAATGAGGATTTTATTTACTGCTGTTCATCTCAGAACATTTTATTACCTGAACTAATGTTGCTTTTACATAACTGATGGGTTTGTTATGTAAATTGTTGATCTCTGCATTAATGAAGATGTGTTCACCTGGCACAAATCCTCTCTGTGGAATGTTGAGCATTGCTGATACTGGTCCACACTTGAAGCAGAAGAGACACACGTCCTGCTGTGCTATGTCTGTACATGGTTGCTGGAACAGGCAAACTCACGTTTTACTACTGCAGATACTTtgactcatataaattgagggaaagaagacagaggacggacactggaaagttttcttttctcaatcgtactatcagggactggaatgctttacctgcagacttactaaaggctttaccaacaaccaaaaacgtatttaaaaataggcttaaggactttactaatagacgataattatacacagtatgtaaaggatgtaaatgatattttgttattgaagtgttgtatcagtgaagaattatgttgtgtcagtgaagtgtgttgtgtcagtgaaacgtgttcctgtcagggaagctttatagtttatagtggcagtgcaaagtatttgaacagtgaaatgtttttgaagtgttagtgaaatcaggatagaatcagtgaaatgtgtcgtagttccagtgcagtgagtgagttgacagcgaaatgagtgtaatgtggaaaggtacttgtgcagatatgaacatatcatactcgtgggttttagttcgaacttagatttaagatacaaattagatttattttaaatgttattttaagtgatcgtgcttcatttaatttaggatattccctattattattattattattattattattattattattattattattataaaaaattatttgttagtattaattattggtattattattaagtgtatttttaattaacaagtttattattgtcattattgagtgtaattagttaccactgccaccgggtatatacccattgcagtgtgaataaatacatacatacatacttagtgATACATATGGCGCACCATTAGCCAAATGACTAgactctctccctccctccctctctctctctggatTGCCAGATGTACGGTTTTACCTGAACTATATGGTTTTAGCTGTTTTTGTTCCACATACGGTGCGAATCTTTAATCGTACACCAAAAAATTGTTTCCGATTTTCAAACCTCCATGCATAGATCTCATTGGTCCTGATCGCGATTGTACCTACGTCACATttgcagtggtggtggtggtggtggtggcataGCAGTAGACAGTACcaaaaaatgtggacatattgtatacatttaattgttgcataaaactgaaaaatattttaattataataaagtttTTTCTAAGCATTGTCCACCAAATGCATTTACATATAGAATGTTTTCAGTAATGGCTATAAAATAGAGAGTATAAAGGAAAAGAAGTATTACAAATCTTATCAAAAATGAACTTTGTGTATTTTTCAGCAACTAtgaaaatataaatgcctaaattaatattgttatgcaCTTTTGGAGGTTGTAAAAAACCACTGAAGtaggcgatgatgatgatgatgatgatgatgatgatgatgatgatatgtagtagtagtactaatgctAGTGGCTGATGTAACTGGATACAAACCCGGCACTTAGGTATATTGTTGAGATCCAAAATTGCATTCACAGTGAAATATGTCACAGCTGACTGCACATCTATGTCTGGTCCTTCCACATGTGTTGTGACACTATACCTCACACATCCATTAGGAGATTCAAATGATGCTGGAATTGCCTCGGGCAATTTGTACTTGAAGGGAAAGGGATGTGATCCTTCTTCCAAATGCTTTTTCACATTTTCCTCGCCTaaggaaacaaaatatataatttactatACAATACAAACAAAACTTGGATAAGcccactattggtccctatcctgagcaagattaacctagtctctataatcatatcccacctccctcaaattcattttaatattatcctcccatctacgtctcggcctccccaaaagtctttttccctcaggcatcccgattaacactctatatgcatttctggatttgcccctatgtgctacaagccctgtccatctcaaacgtctgaatttaatgttcctaattatgtcgggtgaagaatacaatgcgtgcagttctgtgttgtgtaacattctccattcttctgcaacttcatccctcttagccc encodes:
- the LOC138704508 gene encoding arrestin domain-containing protein 17-like, yielding MLHVTFDKEQETYFPGQEVAGVLNINLKEETRISSIIMCFSGVGILLKDGAHNKDVIKQEIYFDHVVCLLNSEGEENVKKHLEEGSHPFPFKYKLPEAIPASFESPNGCVRYSVTTHVEGPDIDVQSAVTYFTVNAILDLNNIPKCRQPCTDIAQQDVCLFCFKCGPVSAMLNIPQRGFVPGEHIFINAEINNLHNKPISYVKATLVQVIKYHYKSGPTKIKRAVAEVLRGSVMPYESQVWREEPLQIPPVAASKLAHCSLMDIWYNLYLHICSTGLEIGETLKLLKVPVVIGTVPLRLQAENLQMEAGEPLLTGSNLLAPTAEPCIFGPYSIKDPQEEGNVEISFSPLYVTYSARADILELHV